A portion of the Burkholderia pseudomultivorans genome contains these proteins:
- a CDS encoding sigma 54-interacting transcriptional regulator has protein sequence MRPTHAIEELDLYVWEGKADIVDRVARCMASFDVEVIRADNAEISAERAALRPSLAIISVTMIETGAAFLRDWQANIGMPVVWVGAARDHDASQYPPEYSHILPLDFTCAELRGMVGKLVTQLRAHAAETLQPTVLVAHSESMQALLHEVDTFADCDTNVLLHGETGVGKERIAQLLHEKHSRYRHGEFVPVNCGAIPDGLFESLFFGHAKGSFTGAVVAHKGYFEQAAGGTLFLDEVGDLPLYQQVKLLRVLEDGAVLRVGATSPVKVDFRLVAASNKKLPQLVKDGLFRADLYYRLAVIELSIPSLEERGAVDKIALFKSFVAEVVGEERLAQLPDLPYWLADAVADSYFPGNVRELRNLAERVGVTVRQTGGWDAARLQRLIAHARSSAQPVPVESAAEVFVDRSKWDMNERNRVIAALDANGWRRQDTAQQLGISRKVLWEKMRKYQIFDEEPETRESE, from the coding sequence ATGAGACCCACCCACGCAATCGAAGAACTCGACCTCTACGTCTGGGAAGGCAAGGCGGACATCGTAGACCGCGTCGCCCGGTGCATGGCGAGCTTCGACGTCGAAGTGATCCGCGCCGACAACGCGGAAATCTCGGCCGAGCGCGCCGCGTTGCGGCCGTCGCTGGCGATCATCAGCGTGACGATGATCGAAACCGGCGCGGCGTTCCTGCGCGACTGGCAGGCCAACATCGGCATGCCGGTCGTCTGGGTCGGCGCGGCGCGCGATCACGACGCGTCGCAGTATCCGCCCGAGTATTCGCATATCCTGCCGCTCGACTTCACCTGCGCGGAGTTGCGCGGGATGGTCGGCAAGCTCGTCACGCAATTGCGCGCGCACGCGGCCGAAACGCTGCAGCCGACCGTCCTCGTCGCACACTCGGAATCGATGCAGGCGCTGCTGCATGAAGTCGACACCTTCGCCGACTGCGACACCAACGTGCTGCTGCACGGCGAAACCGGCGTCGGCAAGGAGCGCATCGCGCAGCTGTTGCACGAGAAACACTCGCGCTACCGGCATGGCGAATTCGTGCCGGTCAACTGCGGCGCGATTCCCGACGGCCTGTTCGAGTCGCTGTTCTTCGGGCACGCGAAAGGATCGTTCACCGGTGCGGTTGTTGCGCATAAAGGCTATTTTGAACAGGCCGCGGGCGGCACGCTGTTCCTCGATGAAGTCGGCGATCTGCCGCTTTATCAGCAGGTCAAGCTGCTGCGCGTGCTCGAGGACGGCGCGGTGCTGCGCGTCGGCGCGACGTCGCCGGTCAAGGTCGATTTCCGGCTCGTCGCGGCGAGCAACAAGAAGCTGCCGCAACTCGTGAAAGACGGGCTGTTCCGCGCGGATCTCTACTATCGGCTCGCGGTGATCGAACTGAGCATCCCGTCGCTGGAAGAGCGCGGCGCGGTCGACAAGATCGCGCTGTTCAAGTCGTTCGTCGCCGAGGTCGTCGGCGAGGAGCGGCTCGCGCAGCTGCCCGACCTGCCGTACTGGCTCGCGGACGCGGTGGCGGACAGCTATTTCCCCGGCAACGTGCGCGAGCTGCGCAATCTGGCCGAGCGCGTCGGCGTGACGGTGCGGCAGACGGGCGGCTGGGACGCCGCGCGGCTGCAGCGGCTGATCGCGCATGCGCGCAGTTCGGCGCAGCCGGTGCCGGTGGAGAGCGCGGCGGAGGTCTTCGTCGACCGCAGCAAGTGGGACATGAACGAACGCAATCGCGTGATTGCCGCGCTCGATGCGAACGGCTGGCGGCGCCAGGATACGGCGCAGCAGCTCGGCATCAGCCGCAAGGTGTTGTGGGAAAAAATGCGCAAGTATCAGATCTTCGACGAGGAACCCGAAACCCGCGAAAGCGAGTAA
- a CDS encoding DUF2968 domain-containing protein, with translation MSHMTGLGRACVLLAMVGGMQGAYAQGLASSTSPAVQQASAPVAAIPAIDPQVQSSVQPQAGETTGQSTVDELQRQIQSHALTEMRTSYNGSYGASLLFNVKDGSYFVALFQQKAFWRVVKTYDESRAELIYRDFSRQAERLAVNELRAAKLESQKAQMDRQIEVTQERARRLQADISIAREQQAAVADRQKNVRNETAALQAQQAELQAQLRSLQQQVRSLQREADAGLPTTAR, from the coding sequence ATGAGCCATATGACGGGGTTGGGGCGGGCATGCGTGTTGCTCGCCATGGTAGGAGGCATGCAAGGCGCGTACGCGCAGGGCTTGGCAAGCAGCACGTCGCCGGCGGTGCAGCAGGCGTCGGCGCCCGTAGCGGCGATTCCGGCGATCGATCCGCAGGTTCAGTCGTCGGTGCAGCCGCAGGCCGGCGAGACGACGGGGCAGAGCACGGTCGACGAACTGCAGCGGCAGATCCAGTCGCATGCGCTGACGGAAATGCGCACGAGCTATAACGGCAGCTATGGCGCGAGTCTGCTGTTCAACGTAAAGGACGGTTCCTACTTCGTCGCGTTGTTTCAGCAGAAGGCGTTCTGGCGCGTGGTCAAGACCTACGACGAATCGCGCGCGGAGCTGATCTATCGCGATTTCTCGCGTCAGGCCGAGCGTCTGGCCGTCAATGAACTGCGCGCGGCGAAGCTGGAATCGCAGAAGGCGCAGATGGACCGGCAGATAGAGGTCACGCAGGAGCGGGCGCGACGCCTGCAGGCCGATATCTCGATCGCGCGCGAGCAGCAGGCGGCGGTCGCCGATCGCCAGAAGAACGTACGCAACGAAACGGCGGCGCTGCAGGCGCAGCAGGCCGAACTTCAGGCGCAGCTGCGTTCGCTGCAGCAGCAGGTGCGTTCGCTGCAGCGTGAGGCCGACGCGGGACTGCCGACGACGGCCCGCTGA
- the hfq gene encoding RNA chaperone Hfq, with amino-acid sequence MANPAESHPQNDFINSARKERKRVEIYLVNGIRLTGCIESFDQYLVMLRTPVGLQGIYKRAISTIQLDTGGSRPGGGPRGPRTGGRPGGREGGGHSPYGSHGGPRESRGDGGYGSREPREGYGSREPREGYGSREPREGYGSREPREGYSTPREYGAPREAGGDASGSAPSDARSGNGPVIVTRRRRIVPDGQ; translated from the coding sequence ATGGCCAATCCCGCAGAATCCCATCCGCAAAACGACTTCATCAATTCCGCGCGCAAGGAACGTAAGCGCGTTGAAATCTATCTCGTCAACGGCATTCGCCTGACGGGGTGCATCGAGTCGTTCGACCAGTATCTGGTGATGCTGCGCACCCCCGTGGGTCTGCAAGGCATCTACAAGCGTGCGATTTCCACGATCCAGCTCGACACCGGCGGCTCGCGCCCCGGCGGCGGCCCGCGCGGCCCGCGCACCGGCGGGCGTCCCGGCGGCCGTGAAGGTGGCGGCCACAGCCCGTACGGCTCGCACGGCGGCCCCCGCGAATCGCGCGGCGACGGCGGCTACGGTTCCCGTGAACCGCGCGAGGGCTATGGCTCGCGCGAACCCCGCGAGGGTTACGGTTCCCGCGAACCGCGTGAGGGCTACGGCTCGCGCGAACCGCGCGAAGGCTACAGCACGCCGCGCGAATACGGTGCGCCGCGCGAGGCCGGCGGCGATGCATCGGGCAGCGCGCCGTCCGATGCACGCAGCGGCAACGGGCCGGTGATCGTCACGCGCCGCCGGCGAATCGTGCCGGACGGCCAGTAA
- a CDS encoding AMP-binding protein, translating to MPAPAATAATQAPPNTDGIWYASYPPGVPHEIDITQYASLVQFFDECTTRFADRVAYVSAGASMTYRTLARKVEAFASYLQSIGVKPGDRVAIMLPNTFQYPVALFGTLKTGAIVVNVNPLYTVRELAHQLKDSGAQTIVVFENFARTLQDALPETQVKNIVVTALGDLLADGFNAKGRLINFVLKHVKKLVPAYHLPQAVQLRSALALGARNKPQPAPLTRDDLAFLQYTGGTTGVAKGAMLTHGNLIANLLQAKAWIADQLTGDIETVLTPLPLYHIYSLTVNAFIFMGLGGRNILIANPRDMTMVMKILRHETFTGITGINTLYNAFLDNEEFRKRDFSKLKLAMAGGMAMQRAVAERFQQVTGRPVVEGYGLTECSPIVTMNPVDLNAMAAFSGSIGLPAPSTLVRFRREDGSWAGIGEPGELCVHGPQVMRGYWQRPDETAKVIDADGWLGTGDIGVMDERGFVRLIDRKKDMILVSGFNVYPNEIEEVLVMHPGISEAAAIGIPDDVQGERIKVFVVRRDPALTVDDVLAHCRKNLTGYKMPKFVEFRDALPQTNVGKILRRALRDEELAKINAAKQG from the coding sequence ATGCCCGCTCCCGCAGCGACCGCCGCCACGCAGGCGCCACCGAACACCGACGGTATCTGGTACGCGTCATACCCGCCCGGCGTGCCGCACGAAATCGACATCACGCAATATGCGTCGCTCGTGCAGTTCTTCGACGAATGCACGACGCGCTTCGCCGATCGCGTCGCGTACGTCAGCGCGGGCGCGTCGATGACCTATCGCACGCTCGCGCGCAAGGTCGAGGCGTTCGCGTCGTATCTGCAGTCGATCGGCGTGAAGCCCGGCGACCGCGTCGCGATCATGCTGCCCAATACGTTCCAGTATCCGGTCGCGCTGTTCGGCACGCTGAAGACCGGCGCAATCGTCGTCAACGTCAATCCGCTGTACACCGTGCGCGAACTCGCGCATCAGCTGAAGGACAGCGGCGCGCAGACGATCGTCGTGTTCGAGAACTTCGCGCGCACGCTGCAGGATGCGCTGCCCGAAACGCAGGTGAAGAACATCGTCGTCACCGCGCTCGGCGACCTGCTCGCCGACGGCTTCAATGCGAAAGGACGACTGATCAATTTCGTGCTCAAGCACGTGAAGAAGCTCGTGCCGGCCTACCATCTGCCGCAGGCCGTGCAGCTGCGCTCCGCGCTCGCGCTCGGCGCGCGCAACAAGCCGCAACCCGCGCCGCTGACGCGCGACGACCTCGCGTTCCTGCAGTACACGGGCGGCACGACCGGCGTCGCGAAAGGCGCGATGCTCACGCACGGCAACCTGATCGCGAACCTGCTGCAGGCGAAGGCGTGGATCGCCGACCAGCTCACCGGCGACATCGAGACCGTGCTGACGCCGCTGCCGCTCTATCACATCTATTCGCTGACCGTGAACGCGTTCATCTTCATGGGACTCGGCGGCCGCAACATCCTGATCGCGAATCCGCGCGACATGACGATGGTGATGAAGATCCTCCGCCACGAAACCTTCACGGGCATCACCGGCATCAACACGCTGTACAACGCGTTCCTCGACAACGAGGAATTCCGCAAGCGCGACTTCTCGAAACTCAAGCTCGCGATGGCGGGCGGCATGGCGATGCAGCGCGCCGTCGCGGAGCGCTTCCAGCAGGTGACGGGACGACCCGTCGTCGAAGGCTACGGGCTGACCGAATGCTCGCCGATCGTCACGATGAACCCCGTGGACCTGAACGCGATGGCGGCGTTCAGCGGCTCGATCGGGCTGCCGGCGCCGTCGACGCTCGTGCGCTTTCGCCGTGAGGACGGCAGCTGGGCCGGGATCGGCGAGCCGGGCGAGCTGTGCGTGCACGGGCCGCAGGTGATGCGCGGCTACTGGCAGCGCCCCGACGAAACCGCGAAGGTGATCGACGCCGACGGCTGGCTCGGCACCGGCGACATCGGCGTGATGGACGAACGCGGCTTCGTGCGCCTGATCGACCGCAAGAAGGACATGATCCTCGTGTCGGGCTTCAACGTGTATCCGAACGAAATCGAGGAAGTGCTCGTGATGCACCCGGGCATCAGCGAAGCGGCGGCGATCGGGATCCCGGACGACGTGCAGGGCGAACGGATCAAGGTGTTCGTCGTGCGGCGCGACCCGGCGCTCACGGTCGACGACGTACTCGCGCACTGCCGCAAGAACCTGACCGGCTACAAGATGCCGAAATTCGTCGAGTTCCGCGACGCGCTGCCGCAGACGAACGTCGGCAAGATCCTGCGCCGCGCGCTGCGCGACGAGGAACTGGCGAAAATCAACGCGGCGAAGCAAGGCTAA
- a CDS encoding TetR/AcrR family transcriptional regulator, producing the protein MAVSQEGRPSAGRSSAARPSGGRQNGGTKARILDAAEDLFIEHGFEAMSMRQITSRAAVNLAAVNYHFGSKEALIHAMLSRRLDQLNQERLGILDRFDAQLGAHITCEHVLGAMFIPALKASRDPERGGPGFLRLIGRAYTDPSPFVRNFLTAHYASVAGRFFDSFQRALPHLPRNELGWRLHFAIGALSGALAGAETESLIDEFSQGRTMNDVQMIARLSSLIVAALKAPMPDSAQLEIFAAVLDDAGASDAFGLPPNAAAAHAATLHSPN; encoded by the coding sequence ATGGCAGTAAGTCAGGAGGGGCGGCCATCTGCGGGACGGTCGTCCGCGGCGCGGCCGTCGGGCGGCCGGCAGAACGGCGGCACGAAGGCGCGCATTCTCGATGCGGCGGAGGACCTGTTCATCGAGCACGGCTTCGAAGCGATGTCGATGCGGCAGATCACGTCGCGCGCGGCGGTCAATCTCGCCGCGGTCAACTATCACTTCGGCAGCAAGGAAGCGCTGATCCACGCGATGCTGTCGCGCCGGCTCGACCAGCTCAACCAGGAGCGCCTCGGCATCCTCGATCGCTTCGACGCGCAGCTCGGCGCGCACATCACCTGCGAACACGTGCTCGGCGCGATGTTCATTCCGGCGCTGAAGGCGTCGCGCGACCCCGAGCGCGGCGGCCCCGGTTTCCTGCGGCTGATCGGCCGCGCGTATACCGATCCGTCGCCGTTCGTGCGCAACTTCCTGACCGCGCACTACGCGAGCGTCGCCGGACGCTTCTTCGATTCGTTCCAGCGTGCGCTGCCGCATCTGCCGCGCAACGAACTCGGCTGGCGGCTGCACTTCGCGATCGGCGCGCTGTCCGGCGCGCTCGCCGGGGCGGAAACCGAGAGTCTGATCGACGAGTTCTCGCAGGGCCGCACGATGAACGACGTGCAGATGATCGCGCGCCTGTCGTCGCTGATCGTCGCCGCACTGAAGGCGCCGATGCCCGACAGCGCGCAGCTCGAGATCTTCGCAGCGGTCCTCGACGACGCGGGCGCCAGCGATGCGTTCGGCTTGCCGCCGAATGCGGCCGCAGCCCATGCGGCGACGCTGCATTCGCCGAATTGA
- a CDS encoding MFS transporter: MSWTREQRNVTIAAYLGWTLDAFDFFLMVFVLKDIAAEFASTIPAVAFALTLTLAMRPLGALIFGRLADRFGRRPTLMVNIACYSVLELASGFAPSLTALLVLRALFGIAMGGEWGVGSALTMETVPTHARGIVSGLLQAGYPSGYLLASIVFGVLYQYIGWRGMFMVGVLPALLVLYVRAHVPESPAWKQMEKRARPGLAATLQQNWKLTIYAIVLMTAFNFFSHGTQDLYPTFLREQHHFDPHTVSWITIVLNVGAIVGGLSFGAISERIGRRRAIFIAALIALPVLPLWAFSSGALALAAGAFLMQISVQGAWGVIPVHLNEISPDEIRATFPGVVYQLGNLLASGNATMQASLAVSHGNDYGFALALVAGIVAVLIAVLILFSRERRGIDMTQSVNTRSAVG, translated from the coding sequence ATGAGCTGGACCCGCGAACAACGCAACGTCACGATTGCCGCCTACCTGGGCTGGACACTCGATGCGTTCGACTTTTTCCTGATGGTGTTCGTCCTCAAGGACATCGCCGCCGAATTCGCGTCGACCATCCCGGCCGTCGCGTTCGCGCTGACGCTGACGCTCGCGATGCGTCCGCTCGGCGCACTGATCTTCGGGCGGCTCGCCGACCGCTTCGGCCGCCGTCCGACGTTGATGGTCAACATCGCCTGCTATTCGGTGCTCGAACTGGCGTCGGGCTTCGCGCCGAGCCTGACTGCCCTGCTCGTGCTGCGCGCGCTGTTCGGCATCGCGATGGGCGGCGAATGGGGCGTCGGCTCCGCACTGACGATGGAAACCGTGCCGACCCATGCACGCGGCATCGTGTCGGGACTGCTGCAGGCCGGCTACCCGAGCGGCTATCTGCTCGCGTCGATCGTGTTCGGCGTGCTCTACCAGTACATCGGCTGGCGCGGGATGTTCATGGTCGGCGTGCTGCCCGCGCTGCTCGTGCTGTACGTGCGCGCACACGTGCCGGAATCACCGGCGTGGAAGCAGATGGAAAAGCGCGCGCGGCCGGGCCTCGCGGCGACGTTGCAGCAGAACTGGAAGCTCACGATCTACGCGATCGTGCTGATGACCGCCTTCAACTTCTTCTCGCACGGCACGCAGGATCTCTATCCGACCTTCCTGCGCGAACAGCATCATTTCGATCCGCACACCGTGTCGTGGATCACGATCGTGCTGAACGTCGGTGCGATCGTCGGCGGCCTGTCGTTCGGCGCGATCTCGGAACGGATCGGCCGCCGCCGCGCGATCTTCATCGCGGCGCTGATCGCGCTGCCGGTGCTGCCGCTGTGGGCGTTCTCGAGCGGCGCCCTCGCCCTCGCGGCCGGCGCGTTCCTGATGCAGATCTCGGTACAGGGCGCGTGGGGCGTGATTCCCGTCCACCTGAACGAGATCTCGCCCGACGAGATCCGCGCGACCTTCCCCGGCGTCGTCTACCAGCTCGGCAACCTGCTCGCGTCGGGCAACGCGACGATGCAGGCATCGCTCGCGGTGTCGCACGGCAACGACTACGGGTTCGCACTCGCACTGGTGGCCGGCATCGTCGCCGTGCTGATCGCCGTCTTGATCCTGTTCAGTCGCGAACGACGCGGCATCGACATGACGCAATCGGTCAATACGCGTAGCGCCGTCGGCTGA
- a CDS encoding GNAT family N-acetyltransferase — protein MTESSAATLPVLETRRLWLRPRVLADLDACIAMDRDPEVTRHIAGPWHDPVEHRRFVTHRITRDYPPGLGYWSIFEKAAPAAFVGWILLIPDYADGAHDVEIGWRLVRAAWGRGIASEAAAAVVRHAFDTVRLPRVIADIAAANTGSLRVARKLGMHRVGVVHDGIPYVRHRLVRDDLRA, from the coding sequence ATGACCGAATCTTCCGCCGCCACGCTGCCGGTGCTCGAGACGCGCAGGCTGTGGTTGCGCCCGCGCGTGCTGGCCGATCTCGACGCGTGCATCGCGATGGATCGCGATCCCGAAGTCACGCGGCACATCGCCGGCCCGTGGCACGACCCCGTCGAGCATCGCCGCTTCGTCACGCATCGGATCACGCGCGACTATCCGCCCGGTCTCGGCTACTGGTCGATCTTCGAGAAGGCCGCGCCCGCTGCGTTCGTCGGCTGGATCCTGCTGATTCCCGACTATGCCGACGGCGCGCACGACGTCGAGATCGGCTGGCGGCTCGTGCGCGCGGCGTGGGGACGCGGCATCGCGAGCGAGGCCGCGGCGGCCGTCGTGCGCCATGCGTTCGACACCGTGCGGCTGCCGCGCGTGATTGCCGATATCGCCGCAGCGAATACGGGTTCGCTGCGCGTCGCGCGCAAGCTCGGGATGCATCGCGTCGGCGTGGTGCACGACGGCATCCCGTACGTGCGGCATCGTCTCGTGCGCGACGATTTGCGCGCGTAG
- a CDS encoding ParB-like protein produces MALGNDVHLIPVTLDSLRPTQMTVGYREVKAKRKHWKTLGKRARKAAIESHWFPAVLGPGGLHYITDHHHLGLALIEEGETRVNAMLLKDLSWLDDTIFWRMMEHNQWVHPFGPDGSRRDYAHLPKALTGLEDDPYRSLAGELRTAGGYAKDATPFSEFLWADFLRQHVSLDQIRKNFSKALDIALRHAHEQDARYLPGWSGVIAVKP; encoded by the coding sequence ATGGCCTTGGGCAACGACGTTCATCTCATTCCCGTCACGCTCGACTCGCTGCGTCCGACGCAGATGACGGTCGGCTATCGCGAAGTCAAGGCGAAGCGCAAGCACTGGAAGACGCTCGGCAAGCGCGCACGCAAGGCTGCGATCGAATCGCACTGGTTTCCGGCCGTGCTCGGGCCGGGCGGACTGCACTACATCACCGATCACCATCATCTCGGCCTCGCGCTGATCGAGGAAGGGGAGACGCGTGTCAACGCGATGCTGCTGAAGGATCTGTCGTGGCTCGACGACACGATCTTCTGGCGCATGATGGAGCACAACCAGTGGGTGCATCCGTTCGGCCCCGACGGTTCGCGCCGCGACTACGCGCATTTGCCGAAGGCGCTCACGGGGCTCGAGGACGACCCGTACCGCAGCCTTGCGGGTGAACTGCGCACCGCGGGCGGCTATGCAAAGGATGCGACGCCGTTCAGCGAATTCCTGTGGGCCGACTTCCTGCGCCAGCATGTGTCGCTCGACCAGATCCGCAAGAACTTCTCGAAGGCGCTCGACATCGCACTGCGTCACGCGCACGAGCAGGACGCGCGCTATCTGCCCGGCTGGTCGGGCGTGATTGCCGTCAAGCCCTGA
- a CDS encoding SulP family inorganic anion transporter — translation MTTAPIPPDAAPQHAEHFAAPGAAPPPRAQRIGLDALAGLSIAGLLIPEAVAYAGLANLPPQAGLIALLSGLVVYALTGSSRFAIVSSTSSSAAVLAATVLAESGMALAAQLALAAALVAMTGVLFILAGAARLGGMSDFVARPVLRGFTFGLAVTIVIKQLPKILAVSVQHSDAPHVALDLVSNAPHANLASVALGATALVLLFVLGRSSRVPATLVVIVLSILAGYALDWQRYGIAVVGHIDFQHLSFGLPHLDRNAWMQTVELAFALMLILYAESYGSIRNFALKHGDSVSPNRDLVALGCANLVSGLLHGMPVGAGYSATSANEAAGAQSRFAGLWAAGVVALIVWLLLPQLARTPEPVLAAIVIFAVSHSLHPSVFRPYWAWHRDRLVVIAALLAVLVLGVLHGLLAAIGVSLLLTLRKLSEPNVSVLGRLRDSHDFVDVASHADAKPIPGVLIVRPEAQLFFANADRMLNRVRALMKAAPDTHTVMLSLEETPDVDGTTIESLRTFAAECAAHGQRLAIVRLKLHALHALRRAADDTLRDDAMSELSVDESLQKLQAGGEIGGSAGALAG, via the coding sequence ATGACGACCGCCCCGATCCCGCCCGACGCCGCCCCGCAGCATGCGGAGCATTTCGCCGCACCCGGCGCGGCGCCGCCGCCGCGTGCGCAGCGCATCGGTCTCGATGCGCTGGCCGGCCTGTCGATTGCCGGCCTGCTGATTCCGGAAGCCGTCGCCTATGCGGGGCTCGCGAACCTGCCGCCGCAGGCGGGCCTCATCGCACTGCTGTCGGGGCTCGTAGTCTACGCGCTCACGGGCAGCAGCCGTTTCGCGATCGTGTCGTCGACCTCGTCGTCGGCGGCCGTGCTCGCGGCGACCGTGCTGGCCGAGTCGGGAATGGCGCTGGCCGCGCAGCTCGCGCTGGCGGCCGCGCTGGTCGCGATGACGGGCGTGCTGTTCATCCTCGCGGGTGCCGCGCGGCTCGGCGGCATGTCGGATTTCGTCGCGCGGCCGGTGTTGCGCGGCTTCACGTTCGGGCTGGCGGTGACGATCGTCATCAAGCAGCTGCCGAAGATTCTCGCGGTGTCGGTGCAGCACAGCGATGCACCGCATGTCGCACTCGACCTGGTCTCGAATGCGCCGCACGCGAACCTCGCGAGCGTCGCGCTGGGCGCGACTGCGCTCGTGCTGCTGTTCGTGCTCGGCCGCAGTTCGCGCGTGCCGGCGACGCTCGTCGTGATCGTGCTGTCGATCCTGGCCGGCTACGCGCTCGACTGGCAGCGCTACGGGATTGCCGTGGTCGGGCACATCGATTTCCAGCACCTGTCGTTCGGCCTGCCGCATCTCGACCGCAATGCGTGGATGCAGACGGTCGAGCTCGCATTCGCGCTGATGCTGATCCTGTATGCGGAGTCGTACGGCTCGATTCGCAACTTCGCGTTGAAGCACGGCGACAGCGTGTCGCCGAACCGCGACCTGGTCGCGCTCGGCTGCGCGAACCTCGTGTCGGGGTTGCTGCACGGGATGCCGGTCGGTGCCGGCTATTCGGCGACCTCGGCGAACGAGGCGGCCGGCGCGCAGTCGCGTTTCGCGGGCCTGTGGGCGGCCGGCGTGGTCGCGCTGATCGTGTGGCTGCTGCTGCCGCAGCTCGCGCGCACGCCCGAGCCCGTGCTCGCGGCGATCGTGATCTTCGCGGTCAGCCACTCGCTGCATCCGTCCGTGTTCCGGCCGTACTGGGCGTGGCATCGCGACCGGCTCGTGGTGATCGCCGCGCTGCTCGCGGTGCTCGTGCTCGGCGTGCTGCACGGGCTGCTCGCGGCGATCGGCGTGAGCCTGCTGCTGACGCTGCGCAAGCTGTCCGAGCCGAACGTCAGCGTGCTGGGCCGGCTGCGCGACAGTCACGATTTCGTCGACGTCGCGAGCCACGCGGACGCGAAGCCGATACCGGGCGTGCTGATCGTGCGGCCCGAGGCGCAACTGTTCTTCGCCAATGCCGACCGGATGCTCAATCGCGTGCGTGCGCTGATGAAGGCGGCACCGGATACGCATACGGTGATGCTGAGTCTGGAGGAAACACCGGATGTCGACGGCACGACGATCGAATCGTTGCGCACGTTCGCGGCCGAATGCGCGGCGCACGGCCAGCGGCTCGCGATCGTGCGGCTCAAGCTGCACGCGCTGCATGCGCTGCGCCGCGCGGCCGACGACACCTTGCGCGACGACGCGATGTCGGAGCTGAGCGTCGACGAAAGCCTGCAGAAGCTGCAGGCGGGCGGCGAGATCGGCGGCAGCGCGGGCGCGCTCGCAGGCTGA
- a CDS encoding ABC transporter substrate-binding protein — protein sequence MFKHKAALTALACALAFGASAAHAADKPLKSIGVTVGSLGNPYFVTIVKGAEARAKQINPNAKITAVSADYDLNKQFTQIDNFISAHVDMILLNATDPKAIEPAVKKAQAAGITVVAVDVAAAGANATVQTNNVKAGELACDYLAKKINGKGNVIIENGPQVSAVIDRVNGCKSVLAKNPNIKLLSSDQDGKGSREGGMNAMQGYLTRFPKLDGVFTINDPQAIGSDLAAKQLNRPGIVITSVDGAPDIEVALKTNTLVQASASQEPWAMAQQAVNVGYGIMNGQKPANPMILIEPTLVTRDNVKSYKGWSSPR from the coding sequence ATGTTCAAGCACAAAGCCGCCCTGACCGCCCTCGCGTGCGCGCTCGCCTTCGGCGCATCGGCCGCCCATGCGGCCGACAAGCCGCTGAAGTCGATCGGCGTCACGGTCGGCTCGCTCGGCAACCCGTATTTCGTCACGATCGTGAAGGGCGCCGAGGCGCGCGCAAAACAGATCAACCCGAACGCGAAGATCACCGCGGTGTCGGCCGACTACGACCTGAACAAGCAGTTCACGCAGATCGACAACTTCATCTCCGCCCACGTCGACATGATCCTGCTGAACGCGACCGATCCGAAGGCGATCGAGCCGGCGGTCAAGAAGGCGCAGGCGGCCGGCATCACGGTCGTCGCAGTGGACGTCGCCGCAGCGGGCGCGAACGCGACCGTGCAGACCAACAACGTGAAGGCCGGCGAGCTTGCGTGCGACTACCTCGCGAAGAAGATCAACGGCAAGGGCAACGTGATCATCGAGAACGGCCCGCAGGTGTCGGCCGTGATCGATCGCGTGAACGGCTGCAAGTCGGTGCTCGCGAAGAACCCGAACATCAAGCTGCTGTCGAGCGACCAGGACGGCAAGGGCTCGCGCGAAGGCGGGATGAACGCGATGCAGGGCTACCTGACGCGCTTTCCGAAGCTCGACGGCGTGTTCACGATCAACGATCCGCAGGCGATCGGCAGCGATCTCGCCGCGAAGCAGCTGAACCGCCCGGGCATCGTGATCACGTCGGTCGACGGGGCGCCCGACATCGAGGTCGCGCTGAAGACCAACACGCTCGTGCAGGCGTCCGCGAGCCAGGAACCGTGGGCGATGGCGCAGCAGGCCGTCAACGTCGGCTACGGCATCATGAACGGCCAGAAGCCGGCCAACCCGATGATCCTGATCGAGCCGACGCTGGTCACGCGCGACAACGTGAAGAGCTACAAGGGCTGGAGCTCGCCGCGCTGA